The sequence below is a genomic window from Streptomyces sp. NBC_00582.
GACATGCCACGGCCTCACCCCATGGTACGTGTCCCGGAGGGGGTGGACCTCCGCGGGGCACCGAAGCGCCCCTCGCGGGTGGGTGCGGGGGTGCGGGTCGGACGGCCTTCGGCGCGGCCGGGCCGCGGGCGCGGACCGGTCGGGCTGCGGGCCGGGCGGTCCCCTGTCACCTGCGGCTCCTTCGACACAGTGGTCGCAGTCGCTGATCCCGTGGCCGTCCGTCCGCCCGGCCCGCCGCGGGCCCGGAGACGTGCGCACAGGAGTAGCGGAAGTCACCCGACGGGCCCCGACCGACCGGTGCGGGGTGCCCACCCGGCCGGGCTCACACCGTTGTGTGCTTGGTTCACTCGCTCTCCGCCGGGCTCGGCGGGAGCTGGCTGCCCTTCTTCAGGAAGCCCATGTCCTCGTAGACCGGGGTCTGGAAGCCGAAGGCGCCCGCGTTGACGACGCTCTTGCGCGCGGCGGTGAGCTGGGGGCGCTGGTAGAGGGGGATCGAGGCGGCCGTCGCCCAGATGCGGGAGTCGGCCTTGCGGATCAGGGAGCGCTCCTCGTTCGCGTCCAGGGTGATGCTGGCCCGGTCGAAGAGCTGGTCGACCTGGTCGGTGCCGACCCGGGTGTAGTTCTGCTCGACACTGAGCGAGCCGTCGGCGGCCGGGACGGGCTTGGCGTAGATCGGCCGGGCGTCGGTGGCCGGGAACGCGGTCGCGGGCCAGGAGTACAGCGCGAGGTCGTACTGTCCGGCGGCGATGTGGTCCTTGAAGTAGCTCTCGTCCGTGACCTTGACGGTCTCCGTGCGGATGCCGACCTTCTCCAGCATCTTCGTGATCCGCGCGGCGACCGTGCGCAGCGGCTCCGAGCCCGGACCGGACGGCAGCACGAACCGCAGCGACAGCGCCTTGCCGTCCTTGGCCAGCGCCCCGGCGGCGGCCCCGGCCGGGGCGCGGGTGCCCCGGGGGGCGTAGGCGCCGGGGGCGCCGCCCTGGCGCTCCTGTGCCAGCTGCCGGTCGTCCGTGCCGTGACCCTTGTCGTCCTCCCCCACGATGTACGCCCCGTCGGAACCCCCCTGCGACTTCTCGTCGTCGGAGCCCTCGGCGTCGGACCCGTCGTCCTCGGACTTCTCGCCCTTCGCCCCCGCCGCCTTCTCGCCCTTCTTCTCCTCCTTCTGCTCCTTCTCCTTCTTCTCCTTCTTCTCCTCCTTGACGGGCCCGCCGGCCACCCAGCCCGCGTCCGCGAGCAGCGCCCGCGCCTCCGCCGTGTCCTGGCCGCCGAGCGCGCCGCTGTTGTCGGCGTACGCCTCCTGCCCGGACAGGGCGAGATGGCTGCCGACCGGCTCCACGGGGAGCCCCAGGGGCTTGAGCACCAGCTCGGCCAGCTTCCTGCGGTCCAGCGCCCGGGCCACCGCCCGCCGTACCCGCTCGTCCGCCAGCGGCCCGTCCGCGCCGTTGAGCGCGAGCTGGGTGTAGGCCGGCTCCAGGGAACGCCGCACCTCGAAGTCCTTCAGCGCCTTCTGCTGGCGCTCCCACCTCGCGATCGCCTTGCGCAGTCCCTTGCGGGCCTTCGTCTCGTGCTCCGCGGCCTCGTCGTCGGAGCCGTGCGCGAGCGCCCAGGACTCGAGCGCCTTGGCGGCGGTGCGTCCGGCACCGGGCCCGGCGAGCGGTCCGGCCGCCGTGCCCTTCGCCGCGCCCTCGATGCGCTGTACGTCGGCGGGGTCGATCTCGGCCAGTTCGACCTTCCCGGAGGCCAGCGCGGCGGCCCGCTCCGTGCGGGGCACGGTCGTGAGCCGGATCTCGGAGAGCTTGGCCGGCTGCCCCCACCAACGCGGATTGCGGGTGAGCCGGACCTGGGCCTTCTTGCGGTCCACCTTCTTCACCAGGAAGGGCCCGGCCGTCACCTTCAGTGTGCGCCGCGCCCCGTCGTTGAACGAGGTGGGCGTGCCCATGACGTCCTTCGGGTAGAGCGGCGAGAACAGGGACTGCCAGTCCGAGTAGGGCCGGCTGAAGGTGACCCGGACCTCCAGGTCGTTGTCGCCGCGCTCGATCTTCTCGATGCGTTCGTAGCCCGCGTTGCGCGCGGTCCAGTAGGCGCTGTCCTTGCCGGACAGGGCGCGCCACTGGGCGGCGAAGTCGGCGGCGCCGATCTCCCGGCCGTCGCTCCACACGGCCTGCTGGTTCAGCTTGTACAGCACGACCTGCTTGGGCTCGGTGTCGACGACCTTCGCGGACTCCAGGTAGTCGGCGTTGCGCCGGGCCCGCCCGTTGGCGTCGATCCGGTACATCGAGGGCAGGACGGCCTGGGCCACCCGGGTCGTCGTGGCGTCGGCGTCCGACTGGAAGGTGTTGAAGGTCTCCGGGACCGAGTCGACCGCCCAGTGCAGGGTGCCCCCGTCGGCGACCAGGGCCCGGGCGGCCGGGGCGATCTCCTGCCCGGCCAGCGGTTTGCCGGCCTCGTCCTCGGCGCCGCAGCCGGTCAGCAGGGGCACCGCGAGCGCGCCCGCCGTGAGGAAGGCGACCGAGCGCATGACCGCGCGCAGTCCGACGCCGTCGTAGGGCTTCGACATCTCTGGTACCTCCGGGGTGCCGCTTCCGGTGCGTTCTGATCACATTTGGCGGTATTTTGGAGTTGATCAGATCTACGGTCTGGTCTCCGGCTCACTGAAGAGGAAAGGGTTCGCCTGCCGAGGGCGACACGGCGGCGGGGGCTCACAGCCCCACCCATGCGGAGCAACACACCCCTTCCGCATCCGCCAATCGCTGCACACGCCTTCACATCGACAGGTGTGACGCGCAACACTCGCAGGCGCACATGAACGTTGCCGTCCAGGGCACAGCCGCCCACGGAAGCGAGGTCACGTCATGTCCGTGCACGACGACCTGACTACGGTCCAGCGCTGCCTCGACGACCTCTCACGGTCCGTCGGCCGCCTGGAGCAGCAGCTCGGCAGCGGCGGTCTGGAGATGCGCCGCGTCCGCGCCGACGCCGACCATCTCCGGGAGAGCGTCGCACTGCTGCGCGAGACCGCCTCGGGCCCCACGGCCCCACCGGTCCCGCAGAAGCAGCAGCTCCTCACCATCCCGGACACCCCCTACGACGACTCCCTGTGGATCGACACGGACGACGAGGGACTCGGCGCCCGTGACCGGCACGCCCCCTGAGAACCTCTGACCCGACACCGACCGGAGTCCTGCATTGGCCACTGGTACGGAACCTCCCTCGACACAACCCCATCCCCCGGGCGGCGTACGCGGTGCCGGCCGCGCCGCGATCGCCGCCCCCCATCTGCGGACCGACCGCTGGTGGCTGGCGCCCGCCGCCACCGCCGCCGGTCTGCTGGCGTTCATCGCCTACTCGACCTGGCGGGCCTTCGCGAACGCCGACTACTACGCCGCGCCGTACGTCTCGCCGTTCTACTCGCCGTGTCTGGCGGAGAACTGCAAGCCCATGCACGCCGGTCCCAACGC
It includes:
- a CDS encoding ABC transporter family substrate-binding protein yields the protein MSKPYDGVGLRAVMRSVAFLTAGALAVPLLTGCGAEDEAGKPLAGQEIAPAARALVADGGTLHWAVDSVPETFNTFQSDADATTTRVAQAVLPSMYRIDANGRARRNADYLESAKVVDTEPKQVVLYKLNQQAVWSDGREIGAADFAAQWRALSGKDSAYWTARNAGYERIEKIERGDNDLEVRVTFSRPYSDWQSLFSPLYPKDVMGTPTSFNDGARRTLKVTAGPFLVKKVDRKKAQVRLTRNPRWWGQPAKLSEIRLTTVPRTERAAALASGKVELAEIDPADVQRIEGAAKGTAAGPLAGPGAGRTAAKALESWALAHGSDDEAAEHETKARKGLRKAIARWERQQKALKDFEVRRSLEPAYTQLALNGADGPLADERVRRAVARALDRRKLAELVLKPLGLPVEPVGSHLALSGQEAYADNSGALGGQDTAEARALLADAGWVAGGPVKEEKKEKKEKEQKEEKKGEKAAGAKGEKSEDDGSDAEGSDDEKSQGGSDGAYIVGEDDKGHGTDDRQLAQERQGGAPGAYAPRGTRAPAGAAAGALAKDGKALSLRFVLPSGPGSEPLRTVAARITKMLEKVGIRTETVKVTDESYFKDHIAAGQYDLALYSWPATAFPATDARPIYAKPVPAADGSLSVEQNYTRVGTDQVDQLFDRASITLDANEERSLIRKADSRIWATAASIPLYQRPQLTAARKSVVNAGAFGFQTPVYEDMGFLKKGSQLPPSPAESE